Within the Planctomycetota bacterium genome, the region AGCGCGCCGTCGAGGTCGTGCGCCGCATGATGGGCCCCACCTTCGGCCCCGACGCCCCGCCCGGCACCCTCCGCGGCGACTTCGCCGTGAGCAACCGCTTCAACCTCGTGCACGGCTCCGACTCGCCCGAGACGGCTGAGAAGGAGATCGCTCTGTTCTTCGACGAGGCCGAACTGGTAGACTGGTGGCCGGATGACATGGAGCAGGTCTACGACTTCAGCGAGGGGGGCGAGCCGGTATGAGCTACCCTGAAATCCGCCCGCGCCGACTGCGCCGCTCGGAGGCGATTCGCCGCCTCGTGCGCGAGACGCATCTCCACACCGACAGCCTCGTGCTGCCGCTCTTCGTGCGCCCCGGCAAGGGCGTGCGCAACCCCATCGCGTCCATGCCCGGCCACTGCCAACTCTCCGTGGACGAGCTGGTGAAGGACTGCCGCGAGGCGGCCGCCCTGGGCATTCCCGCCGTGCTCCTCTTCGGCATCCCGTCGGCCAAGAACCCCGTGGGCGCCGAGGCCTACGCCGCCGACGGCATCGTGCAGCGCGCGCTCCGCGCCGTCAAGGCCGCCGTGCCCGACCTGCTGCTCATCACCGACGTGTGCCTGTGCGAGTACACCAGCCACGGCCACTGCGGCGTGCTGAGAGGCCAGGAGGTGGACAACGACGCGACGCTCGAGCTGCTCGCGAAGATGGCCGTCTCGCACGCCAAGGCGGGCGCCGACCTCGTGGCCCCCAGCGACATGATGGACGGCCGGGTGGGCGC harbors:
- the ndk gene encoding nucleoside-diphosphate kinase — encoded protein: MERTLVLIKPDAVQRRLVGRIVARFEAKGLQLVALKMMKVSEELARRHYAPHEGKPFYEPLIRFMTGGPTVALILEGKRAVEVVRRMMGPTFGPDAPPGTLRGDFAVSNRFNLVHGSDSPETAEKEIALFFDEAELVDWWPDDMEQVYDFSEGGEPV
- the hemB gene encoding porphobilinogen synthase yields the protein MSYPEIRPRRLRRSEAIRRLVRETHLHTDSLVLPLFVRPGKGVRNPIASMPGHCQLSVDELVKDCREAAALGIPAVLLFGIPSAKNPVGAEAYAADGIVQRALRAVKAAVPDLLLITDVCLCEYTSHGHCGVLRGQEVDNDATLELLAKMAVSHAKAGADLVAPSDMMDGRVGAIRAALDAQGFTQTPILAYSAKYASALYGPFRDAAESPPQFGDRRGYQMDPANGDEAIREVALDIAEGADIVMVKPALPYLDIIWRVKQEFGVPVAAYHVSGEFSMLKAAAANGWLDERRAALEVLTAIRRAGAEILITYFARDVARWLAD